In one window of Cytophagaceae bacterium ABcell3 DNA:
- a CDS encoding WG repeat-containing protein, whose translation MTRFFRIACFILAGLSSGFAQDLHPAYNENGYYGYKNKDGEFYVKPLFLSASPFSEGLAKVRVKAGSKGGDYVAYLASTGKYAFPERFSEGRDFSAGFAAVKLDTGWFFINQDGKKVSNLVYEEALSFSSDRAIVKYEGKWGVIDTKFRFVIPPVYNRLGWPDTEHLPVEKQPFFIDGLLAYKAGDLWGLLNSKGKVLSKPVFDYIGAPSEKLMKVQSGEQWNFVNAKGKLISKTGFSEVYDFSQGLAAVRFMESGKIGFVNHKGKKVIEDKYDQLFWTFKDGLAIVGKKSERKLFCGVIDKKGRVVVPFEYPEAGEIMYGLIPVKNKLGQWMFYSADGKKVQDEGFDQYRFFENSTYVAVLHKGKWGIMGLSGKMDAPHKYSHILEEGDEIVLVNYNKWKVSAGKNDSIIYHADSLVIAGNIYIMYLKNQVNIGDRSKQVEIKALPDLSANVHPNFLLVQSGKKYGVLTSKGSFLLPLSYQSIQYDTTGYFLAFSSGTGVADYMICVDTAGKKVFEGNYVKAGNWSGKHINIKHKDGLWGFAGVADSLYIEPQFRTASSFRNGYAMVSREVEDSVKYGFINHSNQWKGLEAMGKFLSIGESCYEHPGFREVLKLNEHLLSLRTDDGFQLADTSFNLLQPVHFSNLSLNDDGQVVGVYKEEAVVFSAMGVRRYSFQHGGDEMFAFSEGFARIKKGRHFGYVDMKGRLRVSPQYDSAQDFSEGLAAVMLNGKWGFIDQDEKFVIQPRYSYATSFSEGVAKVEEGKKWNFIDLQGKLQNSTFYHEVMATATGTWVLRLNDKFGLADSLGREVINCRYDRVEDTGHGVIVSKDGKVGVLDYEQNFVFDLKYDNIYFNELSGEFLLMKKGFKEKFVLEQGVEK comes from the coding sequence ATGACACGTTTTTTTAGAATCGCTTGCTTTATTTTGGCAGGGCTGTCTTCGGGATTTGCTCAAGACCTTCATCCTGCTTATAATGAAAATGGCTATTATGGATATAAGAATAAAGACGGTGAGTTTTATGTGAAGCCTTTGTTCTTGAGTGCTTCTCCTTTTAGCGAGGGGTTGGCTAAGGTAAGGGTAAAGGCAGGAAGCAAAGGCGGGGACTATGTTGCTTACTTGGCTTCGACTGGGAAATATGCTTTCCCGGAAAGGTTTTCTGAAGGACGAGATTTTAGTGCGGGGTTTGCTGCTGTAAAATTGGATACTGGGTGGTTTTTTATCAATCAAGATGGGAAAAAGGTCAGTAATCTGGTCTACGAAGAGGCTTTGTCTTTTTCTTCGGATCGTGCTATAGTAAAATATGAAGGCAAATGGGGGGTAATAGATACAAAGTTCAGGTTTGTGATCCCTCCTGTATATAACCGCCTTGGATGGCCCGATACGGAACACTTGCCGGTTGAAAAACAACCTTTCTTTATAGATGGCCTCTTGGCTTATAAAGCTGGGGATTTGTGGGGCCTGTTGAACAGCAAAGGAAAAGTACTCAGCAAGCCTGTTTTTGATTATATCGGTGCACCGTCAGAAAAGTTGATGAAAGTGCAATCGGGTGAGCAGTGGAACTTTGTAAATGCAAAAGGAAAACTTATTTCAAAAACTGGTTTTTCTGAGGTTTATGACTTTTCTCAAGGATTGGCTGCGGTACGCTTTATGGAGTCTGGTAAAATTGGATTTGTTAACCATAAGGGGAAAAAAGTAATTGAAGATAAATATGACCAGCTGTTTTGGACTTTTAAGGATGGGTTGGCTATTGTAGGCAAGAAGTCTGAAAGGAAACTGTTTTGTGGGGTAATTGACAAAAAGGGCAGGGTAGTGGTTCCTTTTGAGTACCCAGAAGCTGGAGAAATCATGTACGGTCTTATTCCTGTTAAAAATAAGCTGGGGCAATGGATGTTTTATAGTGCTGATGGGAAAAAAGTTCAAGACGAGGGTTTCGATCAATATAGGTTTTTTGAAAATAGCACTTATGTGGCCGTTTTGCATAAAGGGAAATGGGGCATAATGGGGCTATCTGGCAAGATGGATGCACCTCATAAGTATAGCCATATTCTAGAAGAAGGAGATGAAATTGTTCTTGTTAATTACAATAAGTGGAAAGTTTCAGCCGGAAAAAATGACTCCATTATATATCATGCAGACAGCTTGGTAATTGCTGGAAACATTTACATTATGTACCTAAAGAACCAGGTAAATATTGGTGATAGGTCTAAGCAGGTAGAAATTAAAGCACTGCCTGATTTGTCGGCCAATGTACATCCTAACTTTTTGTTAGTCCAATCGGGGAAAAAGTATGGGGTTTTGACCAGTAAAGGTAGTTTCTTGCTCCCTTTGTCTTATCAATCTATTCAATATGATACGACGGGATATTTTTTGGCTTTTTCCTCTGGAACAGGTGTTGCTGATTATATGATATGTGTGGACACTGCCGGTAAAAAGGTGTTTGAAGGCAATTATGTAAAGGCTGGCAATTGGTCTGGGAAACATATAAATATTAAGCATAAAGACGGGCTATGGGGCTTTGCGGGTGTAGCTGATTCCCTTTATATTGAACCTCAGTTTAGAACGGCCTCCTCTTTCCGAAATGGGTATGCAATGGTAAGTAGAGAGGTGGAAGATTCAGTGAAATATGGCTTTATCAATCATAGTAATCAATGGAAAGGTTTGGAAGCTATGGGCAAATTTTTGTCCATTGGTGAGAGTTGCTATGAACACCCAGGTTTTCGTGAAGTGTTAAAGTTGAACGAGCATCTTTTAAGTTTGCGAACCGATGATGGGTTTCAACTTGCAGATACTAGTTTTAATTTGCTCCAACCTGTCCATTTTTCCAATCTATCTTTAAATGATGATGGTCAAGTGGTGGGTGTTTATAAAGAGGAAGCTGTAGTTTTTTCTGCTATGGGAGTTAGGCGTTATTCATTCCAACATGGTGGTGATGAAATGTTTGCTTTTTCTGAAGGTTTTGCCCGTATAAAAAAGGGAAGGCATTTTGGCTATGTGGATATGAAAGGTAGACTTAGGGTTTCTCCACAGTACGACTCTGCACAGGATTTTTCTGAAGGTCTGGCTGCGGTAATGTTGAATGGCAAATGGGGGTTTATTGATCAGGACGAGAAGTTTGTTATCCAACCTCGTTATTCTTATGCTACCTCATTCTCAGAAGGGGTCGCAAAGGTGGAGGAAGGGAAAAAGTGGAATTTTATTGATTTGCAAGGGAAACTTCAAAACTCGACTTTTTACCATGAAGTGATGGCTACTGCTACAGGTACTTGGGTGCTGCGCCTTAATGACAAGTTTGGCCTGGCTGATTCTTTGGGTAGGGAAGTGATTAACTGCCGTTATGATCGTGTTGAGGATACAGGACATGGGGTAATCGTAAGCAAAGATGGAAAAGTTGGGGTCTTGGACTATGAGCAAAACTTTGTTTTTGACCTTAAGTACGACAATATTTACTTCAATGAGCTGTCAGGTGAATTTTTATTAATGAAAAAAGGTTTTAAAGAGAAGTTTGTTCTTGAACAAGGAGTCGAAAAATAA
- the hemA gene encoding glutamyl-tRNA reductase, giving the protein MWNNFKALTISYKHAPLEIREAMSLDEGGCKKLMLSLREYCDSTDMLIMSTCNRTEIYYTSANDYSSHIIKILCLQKGISDFEAYLPHFKVISDHKEAVLHLFNVSIGLESQVVGDMQITNQAKNAYQWSADIDMAGPFLHRLMHTIFFTNKKVVQETSFRDGAASVSYATAELAEELCSQLVNPKVLVVGLGEMGADVCRNLQDSDAMVSITNRTLSKAEELAKECFNAKVVPFENMWDAVKEADVIISSVSRDEPLITKDKVAEVSEFSFKYFIDIAVPRSVAPEVEEIPCVVVYHIDNIQNRASEALQKRLDSIPRVQEIIGEAIVEFNEWSKDMEVSPTINKLKKALEQIRQEEMARYMRQLNDTECKKVDLITKNIMQKIIKLPVLQLKAACRRGEAETLIDVLNDLFNLDQQEEEAK; this is encoded by the coding sequence ATGTGGAATAATTTTAAAGCGCTTACTATTTCTTATAAGCATGCCCCCCTAGAAATCAGGGAGGCAATGTCGCTTGATGAAGGGGGATGCAAAAAACTCATGCTCAGTTTGAGGGAGTACTGTGACTCCACAGATATGCTGATTATGTCTACCTGCAACAGGACAGAAATCTACTATACGTCTGCCAATGATTATAGCAGCCATATTATAAAGATACTGTGCCTGCAAAAGGGTATTTCTGACTTTGAGGCTTACTTGCCCCACTTTAAGGTAATCTCTGACCATAAAGAAGCTGTACTGCATTTGTTTAACGTTTCTATTGGACTGGAGTCTCAGGTGGTGGGAGATATGCAAATTACCAATCAGGCAAAGAATGCTTATCAGTGGTCTGCTGATATTGATATGGCCGGTCCTTTCTTGCACAGGCTCATGCATACCATTTTCTTTACCAATAAAAAGGTTGTACAGGAAACGTCCTTCCGCGATGGAGCGGCTTCTGTTTCTTATGCAACAGCAGAACTGGCCGAAGAGCTATGTTCCCAATTGGTAAATCCAAAAGTCCTTGTTGTGGGACTTGGTGAAATGGGTGCCGATGTGTGCCGTAATTTGCAGGATTCTGACGCCATGGTTTCTATTACCAACCGTACTTTGTCCAAAGCGGAAGAGCTTGCCAAAGAATGCTTCAATGCTAAAGTGGTGCCTTTCGAAAATATGTGGGACGCTGTAAAAGAAGCTGATGTTATCATTTCTTCGGTTTCACGCGACGAACCGCTTATTACAAAGGATAAAGTAGCTGAGGTATCTGAGTTTTCATTTAAGTATTTTATTGATATTGCAGTGCCAAGAAGCGTTGCCCCTGAGGTAGAAGAGATTCCTTGTGTGGTTGTTTATCATATAGATAATATTCAAAACAGGGCTTCTGAGGCGCTACAGAAAAGACTGGATTCTATTCCTAGGGTTCAGGAAATCATTGGCGAGGCTATAGTAGAGTTTAATGAGTGGTCTAAAGACATGGAAGTGTCACCTACCATTAACAAGCTTAAAAAAGCACTCGAGCAGATTCGGCAAGAAGAAATGGCGCGTTATATGCGTCAACTTAACGATACGGAATGCAAAAAGGTAGACCTTATTACGAAGAACATAATGCAGAAAATCATTAAGCTGCCTGTGCTTCAATTAAAGGCGGCTTGTAGAAGGGGAGAGGCTGAGACGCTTATAGATGTTCTTAATGATTTATTTAACCTTGATCAGCAGGAGGAAGAGGCTAAATAG
- a CDS encoding WG repeat-containing protein has translation MKFFFVAFLAVVINFQELSAQEVYSEGLAPKEADDLWGFVNKKGVFVIQPSYDSIYQGFRHGMAVVGNGNMRGVVDKKGRLIVPIAFTDINDIQKSVIPVCNSKGLWGFYDKDGNKIIDNEYDNFRFEEKGKILVQKNGRWGIIDFKGKQLKDFEFKWLKSKGGGKYTGKSFDIWSLRNPQNKEKFQLKVDSLLPAGPGLFVYSMVGYSGLVDSKGNFLTHYEYDKIEAAEYGLLKVTKNGLAGVVDLTGNVVVPADFKDIIIDSLVLRVKSADEDGKWGLYSHQGDLMAPHYFHEIRNVSEGKFAATLEGKYWGFIDASGKKLIDFRYMDAEDFKDGKAKVRIFYSALNKPLDAIIDGDDNYIIKPVEFEDFSSGMLRIGAGGKKSYVFSKGEYKHVEKLNEEFLLVRSSDGVGVYDPVAKRELIASVYDNVTGPWEDGSFIVTKGKKTGIVNKYGRFTWELSEKYERIYGFNNGYSRMIWNGKHGFIDNRGNIWIAPQYADAMDFSEGYAAVKINGKWGFVDKEERFVVQPFYSSVYPYKNGAALVEYNGNWNLVGKNGKELHRQHFDKITSTVTGRYLLESSGKFGMAGLDGAEILAPKYDYIEDIGGGFVMVERDGNWGILDYNENFVIPIEYDFIVYDKFNNSFICMKSGEVEDFSLR, from the coding sequence GTGAAATTCTTTTTTGTTGCCTTTCTAGCTGTAGTTATAAACTTTCAGGAGCTTTCTGCCCAAGAGGTTTACAGCGAAGGTCTTGCCCCTAAGGAGGCTGACGACCTATGGGGTTTTGTGAACAAAAAAGGGGTTTTTGTCATTCAGCCTTCCTATGATAGTATATATCAAGGTTTCCGCCATGGTATGGCCGTTGTTGGAAATGGTAACATGAGGGGTGTCGTAGATAAAAAAGGGCGCTTAATTGTCCCTATTGCTTTTACTGACATCAATGATATTCAAAAAAGTGTTATTCCTGTCTGTAATTCAAAAGGGTTGTGGGGTTTTTATGATAAAGATGGAAATAAGATTATAGATAATGAATATGATAACTTTCGATTCGAAGAAAAAGGTAAAATTCTGGTACAGAAAAATGGCCGGTGGGGCATTATAGATTTCAAGGGGAAACAGTTGAAAGACTTCGAGTTCAAATGGCTTAAAAGCAAAGGTGGAGGTAAATATACAGGAAAGTCTTTTGATATTTGGTCTTTAAGAAACCCTCAAAACAAAGAGAAGTTTCAATTGAAGGTAGATAGTTTGCTTCCTGCGGGCCCTGGCCTTTTTGTCTATTCTATGGTTGGTTATTCAGGCCTAGTAGATAGCAAAGGAAATTTTCTGACGCACTATGAGTATGACAAAATCGAAGCAGCGGAATATGGGTTATTAAAAGTTACTAAAAATGGTTTGGCTGGTGTGGTGGACCTAACTGGAAATGTAGTTGTCCCTGCTGATTTTAAGGATATTATTATAGACAGCCTGGTCTTGAGGGTTAAATCTGCTGATGAAGATGGAAAGTGGGGACTTTATAGCCACCAAGGGGATTTAATGGCGCCACATTATTTCCATGAAATTCGCAATGTCAGTGAGGGAAAGTTTGCTGCCACCCTTGAAGGAAAGTATTGGGGTTTTATAGATGCATCGGGAAAAAAGTTGATAGATTTTCGGTATATGGATGCCGAGGACTTCAAAGACGGTAAAGCAAAGGTTCGCATTTTTTATTCAGCTCTTAATAAACCTTTAGACGCAATTATTGACGGGGATGATAACTATATCATCAAGCCTGTTGAATTTGAAGATTTTTCTAGTGGCATGCTGCGAATAGGGGCAGGGGGAAAAAAGTCTTATGTTTTTTCTAAAGGGGAATACAAGCATGTGGAAAAGTTGAACGAGGAGTTCCTGTTAGTAAGATCTTCAGATGGGGTGGGGGTGTATGATCCTGTTGCAAAGAGGGAGCTTATTGCCTCTGTTTATGATAACGTGACTGGTCCTTGGGAAGACGGAAGCTTTATAGTAACGAAAGGAAAGAAGACCGGGATTGTAAATAAATATGGGCGGTTTACATGGGAACTAAGTGAGAAATATGAAAGAATATATGGTTTTAATAATGGGTATTCCCGGATGATATGGAATGGGAAGCATGGGTTTATCGATAATCGGGGCAACATCTGGATCGCTCCCCAATATGCAGATGCCATGGACTTCTCCGAAGGTTATGCGGCTGTTAAAATTAACGGAAAATGGGGATTTGTAGATAAGGAGGAACGGTTTGTAGTACAGCCTTTTTACTCTTCTGTGTATCCTTATAAGAATGGTGCAGCTTTAGTTGAGTATAATGGTAATTGGAATTTGGTTGGTAAAAACGGAAAGGAACTGCATAGGCAGCACTTTGATAAAATTACCTCTACTGTTACTGGAAGGTATTTGCTAGAGAGTAGCGGGAAATTTGGCATGGCAGGCTTAGATGGGGCGGAAATACTTGCTCCTAAATATGATTATATAGAAGATATTGGAGGTGGGTTTGTGATGGTAGAAAGAGATGGCAATTGGGGTATTCTGGACTATAATGAAAACTTTGTTATTCCTATAGAATATGACTTTATCGTTTATGATAAATTCAATAATTCATTTATTTGTATGAAGAGTGGAGAAGTAGAAGATTTTTCCTTACGGTAA
- a CDS encoding ATP-binding cassette domain-containing protein has product MNNQQIIQIIIEYQRIFHHKASISPDSFEWDQKEYAPEEISAFIQDLTEAGNKHKLVFLQNDIDPAEFEDYLIDLGFPILIFLKENGHWVPVSIYCYTRRNCKITKYYGGSREELKQIPATSSLLQDYKGKIIMLATFQFNSLVSMEEEEVDTGKPLTPVQRFFKILSAERRDITYIYLYAVFIGLIALVPPLGVQAIISQIAGGVQINTIWIVIGIVIVAVLFSGGLQVMQLFIVEMLQRRVFTKAAYEFAFRIPRLKLESIQKHYAPELINRFFDILTIQKGLPKILLDISAAALQIVFGLILLFFYHFAFIVFGIILIIVLLLIFYVSGPKGLKTSLQESKHKYKVVYWLEELARALDSFKLAGNSPLPIRRTDQNVNNYLDYREKHFKVLITQYIHIILFKTIVIGGLLIIGSLLVIDRQITLGQFVASELIVVIIVSSVEKIIMYVDIVYDTLTAAEKVGNVTDLPLEKSGGIQIKEVIAQGMHIKIRDLKYKYPENKQYTLNGLNLDIQASEKIALTGVNGSGKSTLINILAGVYTDFDGIVAYNNIPIRDIDLMNLRSAVGRNISLEDIFDGTILENITLGLPDAGYPDALEAAEKVRLLDFIQSLPEGFHANMLSGGRNFPESVNNKIILARCIVKKPKLLLLNNFFRDFEEEEKKALLDLIIKSTNWTLVAVTNDPLVQSACDKTIVIENGKIEKEVKKTRKKTSTGKRTGSRRKSNNKDQ; this is encoded by the coding sequence AAGACTTAACCGAGGCAGGCAACAAACACAAGCTTGTCTTTTTACAAAATGACATTGATCCGGCAGAGTTTGAAGATTATTTAATTGACTTAGGCTTCCCGATATTAATTTTTTTAAAAGAAAATGGCCATTGGGTTCCGGTGAGTATTTATTGCTATACGCGCCGAAATTGTAAAATCACTAAATACTACGGCGGGTCAAGGGAAGAGCTAAAACAAATACCTGCTACTTCAAGCTTACTTCAAGACTATAAAGGCAAGATAATCATGCTTGCCACTTTTCAATTTAATAGTCTGGTAAGCATGGAAGAGGAGGAAGTAGATACAGGCAAACCACTCACGCCGGTACAAAGGTTTTTTAAAATACTATCTGCCGAAAGGCGTGATATAACCTATATTTATTTGTATGCAGTCTTTATAGGACTCATTGCATTGGTGCCTCCCTTGGGCGTACAGGCAATCATCAGTCAAATAGCCGGAGGGGTTCAAATCAATACCATTTGGATTGTCATCGGGATTGTTATTGTGGCGGTTTTGTTCAGCGGGGGATTACAGGTGATGCAATTGTTTATTGTGGAAATGCTACAAAGACGGGTTTTTACCAAGGCTGCATATGAATTTGCCTTTAGAATACCACGTTTAAAGCTAGAGTCTATACAAAAACACTATGCACCAGAACTCATAAACCGTTTTTTTGACATCCTCACCATACAAAAAGGACTGCCAAAAATATTACTGGATATTTCGGCCGCAGCGTTGCAAATAGTATTTGGTCTTATACTGCTATTTTTCTATCACTTTGCATTCATTGTATTCGGCATCATATTAATAATAGTTCTCTTGCTCATTTTTTATGTGAGCGGCCCCAAAGGATTAAAAACCTCACTACAAGAATCAAAGCATAAGTATAAAGTGGTTTATTGGCTAGAAGAGCTCGCCAGGGCCTTAGACTCCTTTAAGCTGGCCGGAAACTCACCATTGCCAATCAGGCGTACAGACCAGAATGTAAACAACTATTTAGATTATAGAGAAAAGCACTTCAAGGTATTAATTACACAATACATTCATATAATATTATTTAAGACCATTGTCATAGGAGGTCTACTTATCATAGGAAGTTTGCTGGTAATTGATCGTCAAATCACATTAGGGCAATTTGTCGCTTCTGAACTGATAGTGGTCATCATTGTAAGCTCGGTAGAAAAGATAATCATGTATGTTGACATAGTCTATGATACCTTAACAGCGGCAGAAAAAGTCGGCAACGTAACAGACCTGCCTCTTGAAAAAAGTGGCGGTATACAAATCAAAGAGGTGATAGCCCAGGGCATGCACATAAAAATAAGAGACCTCAAATATAAGTATCCAGAAAACAAGCAGTACACATTAAATGGATTAAACCTGGACATTCAGGCAAGTGAAAAAATTGCTTTGACAGGTGTTAACGGATCAGGGAAATCAACACTCATAAATATACTGGCTGGTGTTTACACAGATTTTGATGGTATTGTAGCCTATAATAATATTCCCATAAGGGATATAGACCTGATGAACCTCCGCAGTGCTGTTGGTAGAAACATTTCATTAGAAGATATCTTTGACGGCACAATTTTAGAAAATATCACTTTAGGGTTACCTGACGCAGGATATCCTGATGCTCTGGAAGCAGCAGAAAAAGTACGTTTATTGGACTTTATACAATCATTACCAGAAGGGTTCCACGCCAATATGCTCAGTGGAGGAAGAAATTTTCCAGAAAGTGTAAACAACAAAATAATATTAGCAAGATGTATAGTCAAAAAACCAAAGCTCTTGCTCTTAAACAACTTCTTTAGAGATTTTGAAGAAGAAGAAAAAAAAGCGCTTCTGGACTTGATCATCAAATCTACCAACTGGACTTTAGTTGCCGTTACCAACGACCCTCTGGTGCAATCTGCTTGCGACAAGACAATAGTGATTGAAAACGGAAAAATTGAAAAAGAAGTAAAGAAAACCAGAAAAAAAACAAGTACTGGCAAAAGAACAGGCAGTAGAAGGAAAAGTAACAATAAAGACCAATAG
- a CDS encoding HAMP domain-containing sensor histidine kinase gives MELNNLSTFDIYNNKSRFKLIILIVAFFISGASIYYTNQLVKSLAEREQKLIDLYARGLIYAADPDISENLSFLFQEIIEANNSIPVILTDENENPISEKNIKISDNLSKEEKDAFLQTKVKQMKEVNTPIVVEFAPGQKNYIFYQNSYLLSQLQYYPYIQLSVIFIFSFIAYLAFSYSRNAEQNRVWVGLAKETAHQLGTPLSSLMAWIELFKANPKYKDDEAISELEKDVERLERITARFSNIGSAPALQDEPIYYTVEKSINYLSHRVSRSVEFKLSASLSKNTTAKLNKPLFEWVIENICKNAVDAIKGKGLITINLSRADNKIMIDISDTGKGIPKSSVGKVFMPGYTTKKRGWGLGLTLVKRIVENYHKGKIFVLNSEVDKGTTFRIILNN, from the coding sequence ATGGAACTCAATAATCTTAGTACATTTGATATTTATAACAACAAATCTAGGTTCAAATTAATTATCCTGATTGTTGCATTTTTTATTAGCGGGGCTTCTATTTACTATACTAACCAGTTGGTTAAGTCACTTGCAGAAAGAGAGCAAAAGCTAATAGACCTTTATGCTAGGGGGTTAATATATGCTGCAGACCCGGACATTAGCGAAAACCTTAGTTTTTTGTTCCAGGAAATTATTGAAGCCAACAACTCAATTCCTGTTATACTAACGGATGAAAATGAAAACCCGATCAGTGAAAAAAACATTAAAATTTCCGACAACCTAAGCAAAGAGGAAAAAGACGCTTTTCTTCAAACCAAGGTTAAGCAAATGAAAGAGGTGAACACACCTATAGTGGTAGAGTTTGCTCCGGGACAAAAGAACTATATATTCTATCAGAACTCTTATTTACTGTCCCAATTACAATACTATCCGTACATCCAGCTTTCAGTCATCTTTATCTTCTCTTTTATTGCCTATTTGGCCTTCAGCTACTCCAGAAATGCAGAGCAAAACCGGGTTTGGGTAGGATTGGCGAAAGAGACAGCCCACCAACTTGGCACACCGTTGTCCTCATTAATGGCCTGGATCGAGCTTTTCAAAGCAAACCCTAAATATAAAGATGACGAAGCTATTTCCGAGCTAGAAAAAGATGTAGAAAGGCTAGAACGGATAACTGCCAGATTTTCAAATATTGGCTCTGCGCCGGCCCTACAGGACGAACCTATATATTATACGGTAGAAAAATCAATTAACTACTTAAGCCACAGAGTATCAAGAAGTGTAGAATTTAAATTATCTGCATCATTAAGTAAAAATACTACCGCAAAACTTAACAAACCACTGTTCGAATGGGTAATAGAGAACATATGTAAGAATGCAGTTGATGCCATCAAAGGGAAAGGCTTAATTACCATAAACCTATCGAGGGCAGACAATAAAATAATGATAGATATCAGTGACACAGGAAAAGGAATTCCTAAATCAAGTGTCGGGAAGGTATTTATGCCGGGTTATACAACAAAAAAACGTGGGTGGGGGCTTGGCCTGACCTTGGTAAAGCGTATTGTAGAAAACTATCACAAGGGAAAGATATTTGTACTCAACTCAGAGGTTGACAAAGGAACAACCTTCAGGATTATTCTGAACAACTAA
- a CDS encoding HlyD family efflux transporter periplasmic adaptor subunit, with translation MLNISPRRVKVFFKNQHLSALEVLKTPKSVKAFGKWLLILLVLIILILFLPWQQNIRGTGQVTAFSPSDRPQTVETAVAGRIEEWYFNEGDFVNKGDTLVRFSEVSQDFFDPRLIERLENQLEALKEGIQARTERIEATEAQAEALRQELQLRKSQQQNTIEQNRLTVISDSAELAAERAQLEIAETRLNRQLELRREGLAAERDVEEARLVFEERQARVAELEARLESSKNELTNAKLQLSTLVADFNSRINNALAGLGQARTDLATAREELAQLETRYTNMIIRRDQLYLRAPQNGFIVQAQRAGVGETVAEGEPLMTIMPENPSLAVQLFIRPMDIPLIDTGRHARLEFEGWPALQFTGRPNLAIGTFGGIVQVIDRVESPERGGMFRILVTPDPDDRPWPPLKVGSGVYGWVLLENVPIWYEIWRQINGFPPVIPEESYVNVGEGQIRR, from the coding sequence ATGCTTAACATATCACCGAGACGGGTAAAGGTCTTTTTTAAGAATCAACACCTTTCAGCACTGGAAGTCCTGAAGACTCCCAAATCCGTAAAGGCTTTTGGCAAATGGTTACTTATACTGCTGGTATTAATTATATTGATCTTATTCCTTCCTTGGCAGCAAAACATTAGAGGAACAGGCCAAGTAACTGCTTTCTCGCCGAGCGACAGGCCACAAACGGTAGAAACAGCCGTAGCAGGCAGGATTGAAGAGTGGTATTTCAATGAGGGCGATTTTGTCAACAAAGGAGATACCCTTGTACGCTTTTCAGAAGTAAGTCAGGATTTTTTCGACCCGCGACTCATTGAAAGACTCGAAAACCAACTTGAGGCACTAAAAGAAGGTATACAAGCAAGAACGGAGCGTATTGAGGCTACAGAAGCACAGGCTGAAGCTTTAAGGCAAGAACTACAACTAAGGAAAAGTCAACAGCAAAATACGATAGAGCAAAATCGGCTAACGGTAATTAGCGACAGTGCGGAATTAGCAGCAGAAAGGGCTCAATTGGAAATAGCCGAGACCAGGTTAAACAGACAACTTGAGCTGCGAAGAGAAGGCCTAGCGGCAGAACGGGACGTGGAAGAAGCCAGGCTGGTTTTTGAGGAACGGCAAGCAAGGGTGGCAGAATTAGAAGCCCGGCTAGAGTCTTCAAAAAATGAACTTACCAACGCCAAGCTTCAGTTAAGCACGCTTGTGGCTGATTTTAATAGCAGGATAAATAACGCTTTAGCTGGACTAGGTCAGGCAAGGACAGATCTTGCCACAGCCAGAGAAGAGCTTGCCCAGCTAGAAACCCGCTATACCAATATGATTATACGGAGAGACCAGTTGTACTTAAGAGCACCTCAAAATGGCTTTATCGTACAAGCACAACGGGCAGGCGTTGGAGAAACAGTTGCCGAAGGCGAGCCTCTCATGACCATTATGCCCGAAAACCCTTCGCTAGCGGTACAGTTATTTATAAGACCAATGGATATTCCTTTGATAGACACCGGAAGACATGCAAGACTGGAATTTGAAGGATGGCCTGCTTTACAGTTTACAGGAAGACCCAATTTAGCAATTGGTACTTTTGGCGGAATAGTACAAGTAATAGACAGGGTAGAATCGCCGGAAAGAGGGGGTATGTTCAGAATACTAGTAACCCCTGACCCTGATGACAGGCCTTGGCCACCATTGAAAGTGGGATCGGGAGTTTATGGTTGGGTTCTTTTGGAAAATGTTCCTATATGGTACGAAATATGGCGTCAGATAAATGGTTTCCCTCCAGTGATACCAGAAGAAAGTTATGTAAATGTTGGGGAGGGACAAATCAGGAGATAA